Proteins encoded by one window of Homo sapiens chromosome 10, GRCh38.p14 Primary Assembly:
- the LCOR gene encoding ligand-dependent corepressor isoform 1 (isoform 1 is encoded by transcript variant 1) — protein sequence MQRMIQQFAAEYTSKNSSTQDPSQPNSTKNQSLPKASPVTTSPTAATTQNPVLSKLLMADQDSPLDLTVRKSQSEPSEQDGVLDLSTKKSPCAGSTSLSHSPGCSSTQGNGRPGRPSQYRPDGLRSGDGVPPRSLQDGTREGFGHSTSLKVPLARSLQISEELLSRNQLSTAASLGPSGLQNHGQHLILSREASWAKPHYEFNLSRMKFRGNGALSNISDLPFLAENSAFPKMALQAKQDGKKDVSHSSPVDLKIPQVRGMDLSWESRTGDQYSYSSLVMGSQTESALSKKLRAILPKQSRKSMLDAGPDSWGSDAEQSTSGQPYPTSDQEGDPGSKQPRKKRGRYRQYNSEILEEAISVVMSGKMSVSKAQSIYGIPHSTLEYKVKERLGTLKNPPKKKMKLMRSEGPDVSVKIELDPQGEAAQSANESKNE from the exons ATGCAGCGAATGATCCAACAATTTGCTGCTGAATATACCTCAAAAAATAGCTCTACTCAGGACCCCAGCCAGCCCAATAGCACAAAGAACCAAAGCCTGCCGAAAGCATCTCCAGTCACCACCTCTCCCACGGCTGCAACTACTCAGAACCCTGTGCTCAGCAAACTTCTCATGGCTGACCAAGACTCACCTCTGGACCTTACTGTCAGAAAGTCTCAGTCAGAACCTAGCGAACAAG ACGGTGTACTTGATCTGTCCACTAAGAAAAGTCCATGTGCTGGCAGCACTTCCCTGAGCCACTCTCCAGGCTGCTCCAGTACTCAAGGGAACGG GCGACCTGGGAGACCCAGCCAGTACCGCCCAGACGGACTTCGGAGTGGTGATGGGGTACCTCCAAGAAGCTTACAGGATGGAACCAGGGAAGGTTTTGGACACTCCACATCACTCAAAGTTCCACTGGCTCGATCCCTGCAGATTAGTGAAGAACTACTGAGCAGAAACCAATTGTCCACAGCTGCCAGCCTTGGGCCATCTGGATTACAGAATCATGGACAACACTTAATATTATCCAGGGAAGCCTCTTGGGCAAAACCACATTACGAGTTCAACCTCAGCCGTATGAAGTTCAGGGGAAATGGTGCACTCAGCAACATCAGTGACCTTCCTTTTCTTGCAGAAAACTCTGCCTTTCCAAAAATGGCACTTCAAGCAAAACAAGATGGAAAAAAGGATGTGAGCCATTCATCTCCTGTAGATTTAAAGATACCACAAGTTCGAGGAATGGATCTTTCTTGGGAGTCTCGCACTGGTGATCAGTACAGCTATAGCTCTTTGGTAATGGGTTCACAAACGGAGAGCGCGCTTAGTAAAAAATTAAGGGCTATTCTTccaaaacaaagtagaaaaagcATGTTAGATGCTGGACCCGATTCTTGGGGCTCAGATGCTGAGCAGTCTACCTCTGGACAGCCATATCCCACATCGGATCAAGAAGGAGACCCTGGCTCCAAGCAGCCTCGGAAGAAAAGAGGGCGTTACAGACAGTACAACAGTGAGATACTGGAGGAAGCAATCTCAGTGGTTATGAGTggaaaaatgagtgtttccaaagcTCAGAGTATTTATGGGATTCCCCACAGTACACTGGAGTACAAAGTAAAGGAGAGGCTGGGCACTTTGAAAAACCCtccaaagaaaaagatgaaattaatgaGGTCGGAGGGGCCAGATGTTTCTGTAAAGATTGAATTAGATCCCCAGGGAGAGGCAGCACAAAGTGCAAATGAATCAAAAAACGAGTAG
- the LCOR gene encoding ligand-dependent corepressor isoform 2 (isoform 2 is encoded by transcript variant 3): MQRMIQQFAAEYTSKNSSTQDPSQPNSTKNQSLPKASPVTTSPTAATTQNPVLSKLLMADQDSPLDLTVRKSQSEPSEQDGVLDLSTKKSPCAGSTSLSHSPGCSSTQGNGRPGRPSQYRPDGLRSGDGVPPRSLQDGTREGFGHSTSLKVPLARSLQISEELLSRNQLSTAASLGPSGLQNHGQHLILSREASWAKPHYEFNLSRMKFRGNGALSNISDLPFLAENSAFPKMALQAKQDGKKDVSHSSPVDLKIPQVRGMDLSWESRTGDQYSYSSLVMGSQTESALSKKLRAILPKQSRKSMLDAGPDSWGSDAEQSTSGQPYPTSDQEGDPGSKQPRKKRGRYRQYNSEILEEAISVVMSGKMSVSKAQSIYGIPHSTLEYKVKERLGTLKNPPKKKMKLMSG; the protein is encoded by the exons ATGCAGCGAATGATCCAACAATTTGCTGCTGAATATACCTCAAAAAATAGCTCTACTCAGGACCCCAGCCAGCCCAATAGCACAAAGAACCAAAGCCTGCCGAAAGCATCTCCAGTCACCACCTCTCCCACGGCTGCAACTACTCAGAACCCTGTGCTCAGCAAACTTCTCATGGCTGACCAAGACTCACCTCTGGACCTTACTGTCAGAAAGTCTCAGTCAGAACCTAGCGAACAAG ACGGTGTACTTGATCTGTCCACTAAGAAAAGTCCATGTGCTGGCAGCACTTCCCTGAGCCACTCTCCAGGCTGCTCCAGTACTCAAGGGAACGG GCGACCTGGGAGACCCAGCCAGTACCGCCCAGACGGACTTCGGAGTGGTGATGGGGTACCTCCAAGAAGCTTACAGGATGGAACCAGGGAAGGTTTTGGACACTCCACATCACTCAAAGTTCCACTGGCTCGATCCCTGCAGATTAGTGAAGAACTACTGAGCAGAAACCAATTGTCCACAGCTGCCAGCCTTGGGCCATCTGGATTACAGAATCATGGACAACACTTAATATTATCCAGGGAAGCCTCTTGGGCAAAACCACATTACGAGTTCAACCTCAGCCGTATGAAGTTCAGGGGAAATGGTGCACTCAGCAACATCAGTGACCTTCCTTTTCTTGCAGAAAACTCTGCCTTTCCAAAAATGGCACTTCAAGCAAAACAAGATGGAAAAAAGGATGTGAGCCATTCATCTCCTGTAGATTTAAAGATACCACAAGTTCGAGGAATGGATCTTTCTTGGGAGTCTCGCACTGGTGATCAGTACAGCTATAGCTCTTTGGTAATGGGTTCACAAACGGAGAGCGCGCTTAGTAAAAAATTAAGGGCTATTCTTccaaaacaaagtagaaaaagcATGTTAGATGCTGGACCCGATTCTTGGGGCTCAGATGCTGAGCAGTCTACCTCTGGACAGCCATATCCCACATCGGATCAAGAAGGAGACCCTGGCTCCAAGCAGCCTCGGAAGAAAAGAGGGCGTTACAGACAGTACAACAGTGAGATACTGGAGGAAGCAATCTCAGTGGTTATGAGTggaaaaatgagtgtttccaaagcTCAGAGTATTTATGGGATTCCCCACAGTACACTGGAGTACAAAGTAAAGGAGAGGCTGGGCACTTTGAAAAACCCtccaaagaaaaagatgaaattaatgaG TGGATGA